The DNA region AAACGTCACTGAAGATGTGTCAATTATCGGATTCAGAACAGAGGGCAGACTGATTTCTCCTATAGGAATTCCCTCAGGAGGATAAAGATAAAATAAATAATACAAATCTTTTTCAGATCAATAATATTTTATTTTTTTGATTCTCATCCCCATCAGTTCCACTGATTACTCAAAAAATTTTCTATAATAGAACTACAGTATTTTATTCAGTCAGTGTATTCGTAATAGTATCCTATAACGAAGTCATTCAATTCCGTGGCTTATGGCTGTCTATGTGGATTACAGATTACATGAAAACACCGCAGTTAGGGTGGAGCCCCGTGCACTGCAAAGTATTTATGATGCCAGAAGACCAACTCTATAATGTGGTCCCTATGGAGTACGGAGAACTCATCAGGATCAAGGAACTCACTCTCCTAATACTCATAATCCTTGACATAGTGCTCTTGAGCTACATATCCTTCTACCCCTCAAATCCTGGGGCCGTGAATGCCATCAACCAGTTTGACCTTTTCCTCTGCATCATACTCTTTCTGGAATTCTCCATCAACCTCAAAAGGGCCGATGACAGGAAAAGATTCCTAAGGGAGAACTGGATGGATATAGTGGCCTTCATGCCTGTGGATTTCTTCAGGGCCTTCAGATTCATAAGGATCATCAGGGTTGTGAAGGTTCTCGCCCTCTTCAGGAAGTACCTCAAGAAGTTCTTCACATTCCTGGTGGACACTCACCTTGACCAGGCACTGGGGATACTCCTCTTTGCAATAGTGGGGGGCACACTCTTCTTTTATATGATGGAGTCAGGGGTCAACAGATCCCTCCACGGTCCGCTGGACTCCCTCTGGTACAGCATCACAACCACAATCGTGGGTGAGGTTGTGATCCCCCCAACAACACTCTACGGTAAGGCCATAACCAGCATGCTCATGCTTGTGGGGGTCACCTTCGTGGGTTTCCTCACAGCCTCCCTGGCCTCCTGGTTCGTTAAAAACCCTGAAGAAGAAAAGGAGATCCATGACAGGATAGAAAACATAGAAAAAAGTATAGAGGACCTTAAAAGGGAGATCAGGGAAATAAAGGACTTGCTGCAGGAGAAATGATGTAACTCTATTCTGAATATACACCGTTACTTTTATACAGAATGGGCCCTTAGCATAAATAAAATAGATAAATCAAACGAGGATAACATGGCAAGATCATCCTATATCATCGTTGCAGCCATTCTCATATTCGGGGCCTACCTCTACGGTGTAACTGCCCTGAGCCCTGTGGAGCCCGTTGGGCGTCTGGGTTTCGTAAAACTGGCAAACCCAGATATGTACCCGGGACACCCCCAGTCAAAGGTGCTTGCAGAGTACGCAGCCCAGAGGGGATCAAAGTGTGCCCTTGTGGTCCACTACGCAGGAAGCTCAAACTACAGACACTACAGGGAGGGCAACGTCACCATAATAGAACTCGCATACATCAGCTCAGAGTACAGGACAGACATAGACTGGACCGAGGTCATTGAATCCTTCATATTTGGAGTGCCTGACGGCAAATACCGTTACAGGGCCGATGGATACGAATTCGACACCCTCGATGAGGCCATGGACTACGTTGAAAGGCTGGCTGCCGAGAAGGGCCAGGAGGGCCCCATGCCCATGGTCTTCCATGGGACCGTCCGGGAGGGTAACGTATTCGTAAACCCTGGCTGTGGCTTCCCCCTCTACGTGCAGATAGCCTGGAAGCAGTACGGGAGACTGGGAGCCTACTATTACATCATAAAGGGTCTTATCCACCCCTACCTCAACAATCCCTACACCGCATATGAGCTAACCCATGCATCTGACCTTCAGAGGCTCTACAACTCAGGTGCCCTGGACTACACCGGCTATGAGTAACCTATCAGGGGTCTCTGAGTCCATCTAAAAATCTTCTTTTGACCCTCTGGAAGTCCTCAAGTTTTTCATCTGTGAGGTACCTGTAGAGGAGCCTCATGCGGGGATTTTCACCTATGTAACTCCTTTTATCATTTAAGAATGTCCAGAAGAGGGAGTCCCAGACCCTGCACCAGTCACCCCTTGCATGGTCACTCATCCTCAGGATGTAGTTTGATGATGATATGTAGGGCTTGGTTGCCATGAGGCCCCCATCAGCGTACTGGCTCATGCCATAGACATTGGGGACCATCACCCAGTCGTAGGAGTCTATGAACATCTCCATGAACCAGCGATAAACATCATCAGGGTCTATGCCGAGGAGGAGCATGAGATTACCTATGACCATGAGGCGCTCGATGTGGTGGGTGTATCCACAGGTTAAAACCCTCCTTACTGCGGTATCATAGGGCTCAAGGCCCGTTCTGCCATGGTAAAGTTTATCTGTCAGTCTGCCACCGTGGTTAAAGAAGTTCCTGGTCCTCTGATAGGATCCCCTCAGGAGGTAAACTGCCCTTATGAACTCCCTCCAGCCCATAACCTGCCTCACAAATCCCTCAACAGAATTGAGGGGGGCATCTGCAGATAGCGCTGCTTTCAGAACCTCCATGGGTGTTAGGAGGCAGATGTTGAGTGAGGAAGAGAGTACAGAGTGGAAGAGAAACGTCTCATCACGGGATATGAAATCCTGGTAGCTTCCAAAGTTCCTGAGCCTTTTTTCTATGAAATCCCTCAAAAATATCCGGGCTTCCCTGTGGGTTGTGGGGTAGTTGAAGTGTTCCATGAAACCAGGGTTATCAGAAAAGCGCTCGGTCACGTAACTCCTGGCTTCACGCACATAACTGTTTTCAGGCAGTTCTATGGGCCTGGGAATATTCATTCCCCGCGGCAGCCTCCTCCTGTTCTCCCTATCAAATGTCCATTTACCGCCCTTGGGCTTGAAGTTTTCCATGAGAATGGAGAGCCTCCTCCTCTCCCTTATGTAGAATGATGTGAGAAAGAACCTGCCATCCCTGAAGTAACTGTCCATGAGCCTCCTTCTGAAGATGAATGGCCCCTCAATCTCAACGAGTTCTGCGCCCGTTTCACTGCAGAGCCGCCTCAATCTCCTCTCAAGTTCATGGTCGAGGAGTTCCAGGGTGTAGACCTTCTCATATCCCTCAAGGTGGTCCCTGAGGTACCCCATGTCAGGGTCCGGCGTGTAATCTATGTATCTGACATTCAGACCCCTTGATTTCAGGTGGTCATAATAGTAGCGCATGGTGGCCCTGTGAAGCAGGAGTTTGTTCTTATGGAACCTCAGGTTGAATACAGGGTCTCCAAAGAAGAGCTGGTCCTCCACCACAATGAAGTCTGATGTTTTCTCTGCAGCGGGATGACTCTCCATGAGGTGATGTGGAAAGACAACTGCCATAGATTTCCCTGGCATGTATAATATTATGTCAGGAGGTGTCTATAAATCTAAAAGTTTTTTAGGATGGCGTAACATAAACTGTTATGGTGTTTATATGGTTAAGTGGGGAGCTGTCATTACTGGATTCATACTTGCAGTTGTTTTTCCGATCATCCTTAGCCCTTTTATTGACCAGGCCTCTGTCCTTGGCTTGTTCCTTGCGGGTTTTGTTGTTGGCCTCATGGTGAGGGAAGGTGCCACTGGTGGGTTCTGGAATGCCACGGTTGCCGGTGCCTTTGGCGGCATAGTCCTAGCGGTTCTCTTAACAATCTTTGGTGCCGTCCTTGGAGGATTCGGAGGGTTGTTCCTTGGTGCATTCGCCGGTCTCCTGCTTGTGGTGGTGCTCCTCTTTGTTTCAATGATCTTCATGGGTATCGGTGGCGCCATTGGGGGTTTCCTTGCCGGTGACTGATCATTAATTTTTTTAATCCGTGATGAAGAACTGTGGCCATGCTGCCATAGATAATAATTATCTACGAGTTATTACTATTTTTTAGGTGCTTCAGTAATAACAAAGGTTTAAATATTATGAGATGATCTTTATTAAAAGGTGATGAATATGTATGATGTTGGAGACCTTGTGGCTGAAAGACCATCCCTTGGTACCATGACAGACATAAAACTGTTCAGGATACTGAGGTTCATGCCCTACTCCATCATAGGGGACGGAGCCAACGGTATCCTCTACAAGAGTGGTAAGGACCTTGGACGGAGTATGGGACTGAAGAACGCTGATGAAGCTGTGAAATTCCTCCATGATAAACGTGTCGGTGAGCTTGAGATTCTTGAAAATAACCCCTACCGCCTTAGGGTTGATGAGTGCCTAAGCTGTGCCGGGCTTCCTGCTTCAGGTAAGGCCCTCTGTCACTTTGAGGGTGGTCTACTTGCAGGAATACTCGAATCAATGAGTGGGAGACCGGTTGACCTCCGTGAGGTGAGGTGCTGGGGCCTCGGTGACCGCACCTGTGAATTTGAGGAATTTGTGCGATAACCACCACCCCATTTATTGTTTCCCCTCATTAACACCTTCGGGTCTCGGTACAGGTCAGAAATACAGACACCTCTGGAACCAGAGTGCGGCCCAACAGGGTACAGTTTATTCACGACCCAGATACCGATACTCCGGAAAACTTATTTTAAAAATAAAAAAGATATAGGACTGTGTAATCTTATTGCTCACCTGATGGTATCAACTGAAAATCCACCATGGAACTGACAGAGGGTAAACAAAGAAAACTATCCCCCATATAAGGAGAGTGAGAATGCTAATAGGTGTTATATCAGATACACACATCCCTGACAGGGCAGCTGAACTTCCTGAGGCGGTATTTGAGGCCTTCAGCGACGTTGAACTTATACTCCACGCCGGTGACCTGACCTCACCGGATGTTCT from Methanothermobacter sp. includes:
- a CDS encoding V4R domain-containing protein, which gives rise to MYDVGDLVAERPSLGTMTDIKLFRILRFMPYSIIGDGANGILYKSGKDLGRSMGLKNADEAVKFLHDKRVGELEILENNPYRLRVDECLSCAGLPASGKALCHFEGGLLAGILESMSGRPVDLREVRCWGLGDRTCEFEEFVR
- a CDS encoding DUF5518 domain-containing protein, encoding MVKWGAVITGFILAVVFPIILSPFIDQASVLGLFLAGFVVGLMVREGATGGFWNATVAGAFGGIVLAVLLTIFGAVLGGFGGLFLGAFAGLLLVVVLLFVSMIFMGIGGAIGGFLAGD
- a CDS encoding ion transporter, which translates into the protein MPEDQLYNVVPMEYGELIRIKELTLLILIILDIVLLSYISFYPSNPGAVNAINQFDLFLCIILFLEFSINLKRADDRKRFLRENWMDIVAFMPVDFFRAFRFIRIIRVVKVLALFRKYLKKFFTFLVDTHLDQALGILLFAIVGGTLFFYMMESGVNRSLHGPLDSLWYSITTTIVGEVVIPPTTLYGKAITSMLMLVGVTFVGFLTASLASWFVKNPEEEKEIHDRIENIEKSIEDLKREIREIKDLLQEK
- a CDS encoding cryptochrome/photolyase family protein, which produces MAVVFPHHLMESHPAAEKTSDFIVVEDQLFFGDPVFNLRFHKNKLLLHRATMRYYYDHLKSRGLNVRYIDYTPDPDMGYLRDHLEGYEKVYTLELLDHELERRLRRLCSETGAELVEIEGPFIFRRRLMDSYFRDGRFFLTSFYIRERRRLSILMENFKPKGGKWTFDRENRRRLPRGMNIPRPIELPENSYVREARSYVTERFSDNPGFMEHFNYPTTHREARIFLRDFIEKRLRNFGSYQDFISRDETFLFHSVLSSSLNICLLTPMEVLKAALSADAPLNSVEGFVRQVMGWREFIRAVYLLRGSYQRTRNFFNHGGRLTDKLYHGRTGLEPYDTAVRRVLTCGYTHHIERLMVIGNLMLLLGIDPDDVYRWFMEMFIDSYDWVMVPNVYGMSQYADGGLMATKPYISSSNYILRMSDHARGDWCRVWDSLFWTFLNDKRSYIGENPRMRLLYRYLTDEKLEDFQRVKRRFLDGLRDP